The Oryzias melastigma strain HK-1 linkage group LG6, ASM292280v2, whole genome shotgun sequence genome includes a window with the following:
- the coq9 gene encoding ubiquinone biosynthesis protein COQ9, mitochondrial translates to MATLLRGLRAAGALRGLGGVLAPPTATNLPLCRLWRGFYCAARRLQDESKSDRASSSSSSPSSSSFHQHYQAHSAEQDSASQHPSDAGAEGSSSSADDQSEDQDEEYESEEQLQARILTAALEFVPLHGWSMEAIAAGAESLGLSSASTGMFTNGSGDLVLHFIADCNAKLTEILAEQHNRVQLGQAEKKKTSEFLRDAVETRLRMYVPYMETWPQAMSLLLLPHNIPDSLKHLSNLVDDIWYYAGDRSTDMNWYTKRAVLTGIYNTTELVMVQDSSPDFQDTWAFLDNRIQDVVNMATTAKQVQSTGEAVVQGLMGAAVTLKNLTGLNQRR, encoded by the exons ATGGCGACGCTGCTGCGAGGTCTGCGGGCAGCGGGGGCTCTCCGGGGGCTGGGGGGCG TgttggctcctcccacagcGACAAACCTTCCGTTGTGCCGTCTGTGGAGAGGCTTCTACTGTGCAGCTCGGAGGCTTCAGGACGAGTCCAAGTCTGAcagagcctcctcctcctcgtcttcacCGTCGTCCTCGAGCTTCCACCAGCACTACCAGGCACACTCGGCCGAGCAGGACTCCGCCTCCCAGCATCCGTCTGACGCTGGAGCGGAGGGGTCCAGCTCCAG TGCTGACGACCAGAGCGAAGACCAGGATGAAGAGTATGAGTCCgaggagcagctgcaggctCGGATCCTGACCGCCGCTCTGGAGTTTGTCCCGCTGCACGGCTGGTCCATGGAAGCCATTGCAGCCGGCGCCGAG TCTCTGGGTCTGTCCTCCGCCTCCACCGGCATGTTCACCAACGGATCAGGAGACCTGGTTCTGCATTTCATTGCTGACTGCAACGCCAAGCTGACTGAGATCCTGGCGGAGCAGCACAACCGGGTCCAGCTGGGCCAGGCTGA aaaaaagaaaacctctGAGTTCTTAAGAGACGCCGTGGAGACCAGATTGCGGATGTACGTCCCCTACATGGAAACATGGCCTCAG GCCATGAGCCTCCTGCTGCTGCCACACAACATCCCTGACAGCCTGAAACATCTCTCCAACCTGGTGGACGACATCTGGTACTACGCTGGAGACCGATCCACAGAC ATGAACTGGTACACAAAGCGGGCGGTACTGACCGGCATCTATAACACAACAGAGCTGGTCATGGTTCAGGACTCCTCTCCGGACTTCCAGGACACCTGGGCCTTCCTCGATAACCGCATCCAGGATGTGGTCAACATGGCAACCACAGCCAAACAG GTGCAGTCGACAGGTGAAGCAGTGGTGCAGGGGCTCATGGGAGCTGCTGTAACT CTGAAGAACCTCACAGGCCTGAACCAGAGGCGATGA